The genomic stretch CAGCGGCGCGATGCCCCAGTCGAAATCGACATCGGCAAGCTTCGAGACGCGGGAAATCTGCGCGACAGTCAGCGCCGCGTTGCCGGAAAAGAAGTCGCCCTGTTCGCCGGGCGGTACGGCGGAGCCGTCTGCATAGACCATATCGTGGAACAGCTTGACCGCTTCGACCGACTGTTCGCTGTCCAGCCGGCAGTTGCCGTCCGTCCAGGCATCGCCGCCATGGGCACGGATGATCGGGATCAGGTTGTGCCAGACGCGCGCGCCGTAGCCCTGGCCGTCGACCGTCTCGTAGCCCCAGACGCCGGCATCGGCATCGCGCAGTGCGGCGGCGTCGCTTTTGAGCTGGTCCCAAGTCCACGAGCCGTCTGCGGCGCGTTCGGTGGGTGTCTCAAGGCCAGCAGCGTCGTAAAGCGACTTGTTGTAGTAGACGATGAAGGGCGACGTGGAGAAGGGCACGCCAAAGACGGCGTCATCCTTGACCCAGAGGCCCATGGCCGGTTCGGAAAGGTCGCCATAGTCGTAACCGTCCGTACCATTCAGCGTATCGCCGACATCGGCCAGCACGCCGGCTTCGACGAAGGCGGGCGCCGAGTTCTCCAGAAGCCAGCCGAGATCGGGCGGGTTGCCGCCGGCAAGCTGCAGCGTCAGCTTCTGCACATAGTCGCCGAAGGGGATGGTGTCGAACTGGACGGTGACGTCCGGATGGGTTTCGGCGAAACCCTCGGCGATGCCGTTCAACATGTCGAGATGGGCCTGGCTGCCGGTCCAGACGGTAAAGCGCAGGTTTTCCGCGCTTGCCGCCGTGCCCATCGCGCCGCACAGCGCCGTTGCAACGATTAACCGCTTAATCAATTGACGTGTCATGATCTCATTCCTCCCGTTGTCAGATCAGATGGCTTTCAGTGTCTCCCCCGGCACGAAGCCGCAGGGCAAGGTGGTGTTGGCTATTTCGGCCTCGGGTTTGCGGATGCGGGCAATCAGCTTTTCCACGGCCTGCTCGCCCATGGCTTCGCGCGGGACCGATATCCGCGTCCAGCGCTCCACGTCTGCGGTCATGGTGAGCGGAGCTGCGAGCGCAACAACCGAAAGGGTTTCGGGTATGCTGCCGCCGCAGGCCGCGACCTGGCGTTCCAGAGCGGTTGCATGGGCGAAGGTTTCCGTCAGCACCACGGAATATCCGTCCGCTAAGCACCTTCTTGTCCATGCCGCGTCGAGCGCATCCGCGTCGAACCGCTCGACGGAAAGATCAAGGCCTTGCCGCCGGCTCTGGATAAATCCCTGTTCGCGGTCCTCGTTCTGTTCGCGCACACGGCTGTTACCCAGGAACTTCATCTTGCGGTGCCCGAGAGCGGCGCAGCGGGAAACAACATCCTCGACCGCTGCCGCATAGTCGGCCGCGACCCAATTGAGTTCTGCGCCATTGGCCACGCGCCGACCGACGGTGACGAAGGGGAAACCGGTCTCGCAAAGCCGCTTCAACTCGCTCTTTTCCGGCTCCTCGCCCAGCAGAATCGCGCCATCGGCAACGCCCATGCGGTTTGTGCCCGCGGGAAAGATGCTGCGCGGCCCCTTGTCGAGCGAGGATGAGGTGAACAGCAGGAGATCCTGCCCAGTTTTCATGGCGCCGCGTTCGATGCCGAGAAGGAAGGGGTAGAAGAAGTTCTCGCGGTCGGAGGGGAAGACGGCTTCATAGGTGAAGACGCCGATGATGTTGCGTTTTCCGCCTGCCAGCGACTGCGCCACGATATCCGGCGCATAGCCCAGTGTTTCCATGGCGGCGCGCACGCGCTTTTCGGCCTCCTCGCCGACACGGATGGTCTTGCCGGGCTTCGGCGAGATCACGGCGGAGACGACGGCGGTGGAGACGCCGGCCATCGCCGCAACATCGCTTTGGGTTACGCGCTTCGCGCGCCTTTGCCCGGTCGTCACCGATCATCCTCCAGAAATGGCATTGATTAAGCGTATAATCTAAATGATCGGCTCCGTCAATGGGCGAGCGTGCGCCGACCCCTGAAATGGCTTCCGCCTGCTTGCAAGCCGTTCTTGTCGACGACCGCGGGGCTTCTAGCCCTTCACCGCGCCCGCCGTCATGGAGCCGAAAATCTGCTTGTACATCATCAGGCCGATGACGGCCGGCGGCAGCGCGCCGATGATCATGACGGCGGAAGCCGTGCCCCAGTTTACGCCGCCGCCCGATGCCGCAAAGAAAAAGGATGCGCCCACCGTCATCGGTACGGCCTTGCTGGTTGTCAGCATCAGGCCGAACAGGAACTCGTTCCAGGCGGTGATGAAGCCGAAGATGAAACTCGTCAGCATTGCCGGTCTGACGACGGGCCAGATCACGCGTCGAAGGGTTGCAAGCGTCGACGCGCCGTCCACCTTGGCGGCTTCGTCGAGTTCTACGGGCACATCGGCAATGGCATTGACGAAAATGACGAGCGCCAGGGGAATGTTGACGATGGTGAGGATGAGGCCGAGGCCGACCCTGGTGTCGAGCAGACCCAGCCATTGATACATCATGTAGAGCGGGATCGCGAAGATGATGAGCGGCACGGCCCTCAGATTGACAACCATCGGGAAGAGCACCCGGCGCCCGGTCTCTGAACGG from Martelella sp. AD-3 encodes the following:
- a CDS encoding sugar ABC transporter substrate-binding protein, giving the protein MTRQLIKRLIVATALCGAMGTAASAENLRFTVWTGSQAHLDMLNGIAEGFAETHPDVTVQFDTIPFGDYVQKLTLQLAGGNPPDLGWLLENSAPAFVEAGVLADVGDTLNGTDGYDYGDLSEPAMGLWVKDDAVFGVPFSTSPFIVYYNKSLYDAAGLETPTERAADGSWTWDQLKSDAAALRDADAGVWGYETVDGQGYGARVWHNLIPIIRAHGGDAWTDGNCRLDSEQSVEAVKLFHDMVYADGSAVPPGEQGDFFSGNAALTVAQISRVSKLADVDFDWGIAPLPAGPAGEAATIGQAGVVAFAQGKNKELAAEFLAYMTNKDNVATMAAFFPPARKSVLESESFLSSNPAVTPEQMEIVAEGIETGSVLPSHERFPQIEAEARPDFDALWSEDADIQATMTKLCKDIQPLL
- a CDS encoding LacI family DNA-binding transcriptional regulator, with translation MTTGQRRAKRVTQSDVAAMAGVSTAVVSAVISPKPGKTIRVGEEAEKRVRAAMETLGYAPDIVAQSLAGGKRNIIGVFTYEAVFPSDRENFFYPFLLGIERGAMKTGQDLLLFTSSSLDKGPRSIFPAGTNRMGVADGAILLGEEPEKSELKRLCETGFPFVTVGRRVANGAELNWVAADYAAAVEDVVSRCAALGHRKMKFLGNSRVREQNEDREQGFIQSRRQGLDLSVERFDADALDAAWTRRCLADGYSVVLTETFAHATALERQVAACGGSIPETLSVVALAAPLTMTADVERWTRISVPREAMGEQAVEKLIARIRKPEAEIANTTLPCGFVPGETLKAI
- a CDS encoding carbohydrate ABC transporter permease, producing the protein MMRTLRWIVFAVAAIAMNFPVIVTLITSFKSAREISSNAGLWINAPTLSNYLSVLTDTTRFNIWLYLFNSTMAALIGTLLAMALTFPAAYAIARSETGRRVLFPMVVNLRAVPLIIFAIPLYMMYQWLGLLDTRVGLGLILTIVNIPLALVIFVNAIADVPVELDEAAKVDGASTLATLRRVIWPVVRPAMLTSFIFGFITAWNEFLFGLMLTTSKAVPMTVGASFFFAASGGGVNWGTASAVMIIGALPPAVIGLMMYKQIFGSMTAGAVKG